The sequence GATTTAAATTAAAAAGGAATCTTTTAGATAGCATATATATGCTTCTACATCCGATGGAAGAGTAGTGGGCCCACTGAACTGAAGTTATACGTACTCAATCTTGTACACGACACGTATGTGGAGGGGGAGGGATGTACGCAAGTTAACCGGAGCTAGGGGATGAGATTTGATCTGATGGctgaaaataatgggtccaccagattaaataaaaattgacggttagatgttttgttttttcttagaattctTTTAATTTATTAAAGCGCCACATGGCGACTTGGGAGCGTTTTTAGAGTGCcacatggcggtttaggagcgtttataggatgtttcatggacttttagtatataatagatttaccATCACCGTCTAGTTAGTctccgttagtactgtacaatttattgaaatgaccaaaataccactaggacaaaattttcaaaattcagataaaaattctgaaatatcatattttaagtttttggaaaaaaaattggatgtttacaatcttatgtttataatatgatatgttgataattttatccaaattttggaagtttttatactaggggtattttggtcatttagaCAAAATTGTACAATGCTAACGGAGGCTAaccggacggcgatggtaaaaTGTAGAAGTTAGGCAAAATTCGATGACATATTGTAGAacgtgacaaagtcagtggcaaatcATAGCCgagtgacaaagtcagtgggatataatggattctctcaaATATAATTGGGCTGTAGAAAGATAGTCGAACTAGCATATATGGGCTGTAAACTTGAGggaaaggaataagtctattttacctatCTCCTGTTTTGCCTATGATCAAATGGCATCTCTCATcccaaaaccgggtataatgcTTCCCTCAACAtaaaaaaccggtgcaaattgCAAATTAGCTCCATTAGTGGTTTAGACAATGGTTTATGCTAAGTCGgcagaaaattttttaaaaatactagCGGGACCAATATGTCATCCCCTCTCTATCTGACACGTGCAAATTAAATTAGCTCtaccgttgcaacgcacggacatctTTTCTAGTTGAAAAGTTTGTGCTGCCTATCCcatttatatatacatgtatatatttgagATAAATTTTGCTACACAACATCGTTAACTTCACGTTTTAACTATAGGAAGCCATTGTGAACCTTTAGAACATCACATACtcaaagttggatatttgctggtggacactacaccaattaaaatatttacttttagttgaattggagagagaaatcgtgtgAAATGTTGAAAATACCTttgagcccacatgtcatatctcCCATCCATCTTCTCTTATCTCTATCCCCTCCATCCACATCAGCAATGCCGGAGGaccgccgccactgccctcTCGTCCCCAATCTCAATCGCCTTCACTACCTCCCTCTAGCAATCAGCCCATGTGAGTCCATTCTCATCAACCAGCTGTCCAATGACCGCCGCCACAACCCTATCGTCGCCATCCTTGGCCGCCAAGGCCACCTCCCTCCCCCTGTCGGCCCGCGCAAATCCCCTTCTTGTGTAGATCACCACTGTCCGACGACTACCACCACATCTTCTTGTCCATCCCTTGCCAactcctcgcctccctcccgcccATGTGGACCTCCTCCCCGTCCAGATTAACGCCATTGTGGTCCAggtagaggaagaaggagaggcaGTGACACAACAATAGCAGTGGCAGCTCGGCCTCGAGGGAGCTGTCGGCCGTCTCAGGAGACGACGAGTCCCTGCCTCACCACACCTTTGTGTTGATGTGGACGGAGGGGATGAGAGAAAGATAGGAGAGATGGGAAAAGCTGAAATGTGGGCCCGTGAGTATTCCTGACATTTCAAACGATTTATTTCTCCTattaaattagaaataaatattttaaagttatGGTGTCCATCAATAAATATCCGACCTTTGAAAGTGTCGTTCTCCCAATTTTACGGTATAGCTAAAATCATGATGTTACAATGTGATGTAACAAAATTTGCCTATATTTGAATACCAAGTTCAGTTTAAACTACAGACTATTTCGATGCATTCCTGATTTATTTGCACATATTTCATAACTCAGCTCATCAGCAGGTCATCCCTTCCACAAAACCGAGCTATGTCGCCGTGGATTTATGTTGTAGCTATGGTGCCAGAACAAAACATTTAATGGAGCATTAAGGGAGTTGTACATACTACATGGTTCACAGGCACACACAGCTCATGGGATTTGCTGTACAATAATGTTGACAGCTATAGCCAAGATCACTACAAAGTTTCCAAAATTaagaaaaccaaattaaaccatACAATAAGACTATCCTCTTGTTCTTCTCACAAAACCCTTAAACCCCTATAAATACCTCCCCCATGGAACCCAAGATTCCACAACACAAACACTTGCAACCCCCAAGCATTTCCGTTTCTTGCTCTCCTCCGTCCGTCGAGCCAATCAGGCAAGCGAGAGCAAACGCAATGGGCAAAGAGGCCGAcgtcgaggccggcggcgtCCGGGACTACGAggacccgccgccggcgccgctcgtcGACATCGACGAGCTCGGGAGGTGGTCGCTGTACCGCGCCGTCATCGCCGAGTTCGTGGCCACGCTGCTGTTCCTGTACGTCACGGTGGCCACGGTGATCGGGTACAAGCACCAGACGGACGCGTCGGCgtccggcgccgacgcggcgtgcggcggcgtgggcgtccTCGGCATCGCGTGGGCGTTCGGCGGTATGATCTTCATCCTGGTGTACTGCACCGCCGGCATCTCCGGCGGGCACATCAACCCGGCGGTGACGTTCGGCCTCTTCCTGGCGCGCAAGGTGTCCCTGGTCCGCGCCATCCTCTACATCGTGGCGCAGTGCCTCGGCGCCGTCTGCGGCGTCGCGCTCGTCAAGGGGTTCCAGAGCTCGTTCTACGACaggtacggcggcggcgccaacgagctcgccgccggctactCCAAGGgcaccggcctcgccgccgagaTCATCGGCACCTTCGTGCTCGTGTACACCGTCTTCTCCGCCACCGACCCCAAGCGCAACGCCCGCGACTCCCATGTCCCGGTAAGCACCAGAGACACACACTTCATACTTGTGATTGCACATTGCAAGAACTCGATCTCATTGCCTCTCTTTTTTCAATGAATTAATCAATCAAGGTGTTGGCGCCGCTGCCGATCGGGTTCGCCGTGTTCATGGTGCACCTGGCGACCATCCCCGTCACCGGCACCGGCATCAACCCGGCGAGgagcctcggcgccgccgtcgtctacAACAACAGCAAGGCATGGAGTGATCAGGTACATATGTTCTTCCAAGATTACTACTATCAAACAGAAAAATATGCATGATTTCATCATGCGGTTGAACTCTGAATTCTCAAGCTATGAACTGATATTGCAATTGCATTGCTGTTCATCTGTGTGACGCAGTGGATCTTCTGGGTTGGGCCGTTCATCGGGGCGGCGATCGCAGCGCTGTACCACCAGATCGTCCTTCGTGCCAGCGCCAGGGGGTACGGCTCCTTCCGGAGCAATGCTTAAGCCGCAATCAAATGTGCTCTTTCTCCTTTCAGAGTTTAAGGTGAATGGGAAGAACAGAGCACAGGGTGATCAGTAGTAGAAGCGGCTTCAATTATGAAGAGTGAAGCCTGCACCCTCAAGTGTTTTGTGTGTGCGCTATCAAAAGCAAGTGTGACATTGTTCGATCGAATAAATTATGATATATATGAATGAATGCAAGATATGAGGAGAAATTGTGTCGCTTCTTCTATTGATTCTCTTAACAAAATATTGTGGGATTCGTACAGCTTATTTGCGAAGAACTAAGCATAAATTCCATGTTTGGTGTAATAAAAGTAAAAGGTTTGTTCTGGTCTAACGTACCTCAAGGTACCAATACCACCAGGTTTTTCAAGAATAAGGACATTCAATCTAGGAGGGTAATCGAGAAGAAAATACttgatttacttttatcttacctttttattattattaaactTATGACTGTGTGTTTTATGACAGaagccggagatgtaatccatttccattatctaaaaatcgAGGAGTCTCACTCCGGTGCTCTCTACCTACCGTAGAAAAAATCTGAACAGTTGATCTCATTTGATCCAATAGTTCAGATCTATTTCTACTACCACCATATTTAGTGGTAGTAGAATCATAGAGGGATACTTTTGTCAAGCACCGCTACCACCACTGCTAATTGAGTCCTCGAGCACCGCCAAATCCATTGCTTGACCACCACTCCTGGAGCATCTTCGCTCCACACGGTGACACAAACCGGCCACCTCGCTGCCGACGACAATTGTGCATCGCCGTCTCAGGGATTTGGGTTAGAAACTGCAGTTTCCAGTTTCCACATGCCTCGCCGAAACATATCGCTCACATTGATTGATCCTAATCTCCAACacgaatttttaattttatccaTCCACCTCGCTCAACATGGTCAGTTACCACCTGATGATGGAGTAAATGGTACCTCAAGGTACCGATTAACACCAACCATCCGATCAGACCCTGCCAATGACTGAGATTTTGTACCGGATTGCCTGTTGTACTGTAAAATCTCTCTTAAAAAGTACCCCGTTTTCTTTTACAACCAGAAGCCAAGGAAGAACCACTAAAATTAACTGGGCAAATGGTGGAAGTATTATGACTGAGCTGTAAGCAGGGTTCATAATGTGTGTCGGATGTTCCGCTTGTCTATGAATTTATTTTAGTATTGCAAAAAAATATTCCAATTTCAAATCTTCCAACCCCTGCATCTACATGCCTATTGCATGCGGGCATGTAATTTTTAGTCTTTACATGAAAGTTTTGAATATCCTATAGAAATTATTTGTAGATTGAGTGGTTTTTCTCTTTGAATCTATTTTATAATAAACTGAAGTTTTTGTACATAATGTTTTTACATATAAGATTTTTAGTTTCTAGTCAAAGTTTTCTATGGAGTTttgaaatctatctatctattatt is a genomic window of Oryza glaberrima chromosome 7, OglaRS2, whole genome shotgun sequence containing:
- the LOC127779056 gene encoding aquaporin PIP2-5 gives rise to the protein MGKEADVEAGGVRDYEDPPPAPLVDIDELGRWSLYRAVIAEFVATLLFLYVTVATVIGYKHQTDASASGADAACGGVGVLGIAWAFGGMIFILVYCTAGISGGHINPAVTFGLFLARKVSLVRAILYIVAQCLGAVCGVALVKGFQSSFYDRYGGGANELAAGYSKGTGLAAEIIGTFVLVYTVFSATDPKRNARDSHVPVLAPLPIGFAVFMVHLATIPVTGTGINPARSLGAAVVYNNSKAWSDQWIFWVGPFIGAAIAALYHQIVLRASARGYGSFRSNA